GCTCATCCAAGAATTTATTGTGATATATTGTCCAACGTTCCTCAAACTGCAGGTCAGGAAAGTAAGGGAGATCATAGGTCACCAAGAAATTCTGCTTTATTTATGTGTTATTGAGTAACACTAGAACCTTAATTTATATGGTGATGCATTGATCTATATCCAATTTCTTTCCAGATATGTGACAAATGCAAGGTTTTGTCAATGAATTTATTATCACTTTGTTTACTTGGAATACCAAGCATTTCTACATTAAAAACAAAGTTTGATATTTACTGTCAGCCCCTTAGCCATATGGTCCAAAAACATatagtaatgaaaaaataaataatatatgtaagGTAGTTCATTTCAAGGAATATTAGTGCAAAATAATCACAGCAAACAGCATCAAAAGCAttgtttaaaattgtattaaaacataCCACCCACCTGACTCGATTCGGGCCATTTGGAGCTTTATCAGAGGAGGTGATGAAACGCCAAATGGTGCGAAACGCCAAATGGTGCGAAACCTATCAGGGGGGTTGTCTGGCATAAGGTATACTGAAAGAGGGAGgacactgccttgtggtatgTTTTAATACAGTGATACAATGATTTTAATGCTGTTTGCTGTGATTATTTTTCACTAATAAATGCTTAAAGTGAGCTACCTTGCATATCATTTATTTTCTCAGTACATTTCTAAATTTTTCAGGACGTCATTTCTTAACAAATGTTTCAACAATGATTTTATCCGGTTAAAAATAATATCCAAAGAGCATGGATTCGATTTTATTGCTATTCGTTTTCCTTCTGTTAAAGTTATGAGTACTAAAAtgggaccttgtacttgatggtaactaagctacacaaatccatattgatggcaaaacaattccattgggtttattttatatttaaatgttttttagtagatttaaggtgtggtgatctaaattatggaaaaatctcttatgcggaaaaacccaggtcccaatcattacAGATAATTGCCTTTGAAAGTGCAGTCTTCATTCAGTTTGATACATTTTATTAGGCCAAGTGACTAAGTGGCCCTACACTGGTTTAAGAAAAGAATTCAGCATGAAGGGCGAGTGGGGCCACACCCAGTGATATGTAGTCAAGAATCTTGTTTTTCAAAGCATTACCatagcaaaagaaaatattttactagGCATTTTAAATAATTGCCAACAGCACTCCACCACTACAGGACTGCTTTCATAAAGACTACAAAATACCACTTGTTTTTGTCCTGTTTATAGTCCCCAGAATAGCTAGCTAGCTAGGAATTAATTGCCTTTAAAAACAAGTTATTTAGAATAAAGCTGCGCCTCATCATAGCATGTGTACAATAGAGGATAATAATTTGGAATACTCATTATCTCACACGTTTCCCTTGTAAGGTTCTCAGGGTTACGGCCAAGCTTTCTGATTTAGTAACACTGTGACCCATCAAGAACATTTAAACCCTTTCCTCCAAGAGGTGCTGCAATACATTGCATTTAATGGGCAATTTGTTGCGTCAGACTGCACCAATTATACACAAATTGTTTTAGCCCTCTGAACACTGATTTTAAATTCTGAATGTTCAGTAGTAAAAGGTCTAAAAAATGTCTCATGTATCAGTCTGTATTTATTGttgtacaagtatggaaccttgCTCtcgacctgggggtttccggataacaaatctttccataatttagatctttcttccttgtctactagaaaatcatttaaacattaaataaacccaagagactggttttgtttccaataaggattacttatatcttagttgggatcaaatctaacgtatggttttattattacagtgaaacaggaaatcattttgattaaCATGGAGTCTACGGGAAACGGCCATTCtgtagttctgagctttctggataacaggtttccagaaaacggatcccatacctgtatatcatatatTCTGTTATACTGCACACAAAAAATGTTGCCTATAActataatgatataattatatgtgtactgtatatatatatatatatatatatatatatatatatatatatatatatatatatatatttatatatgtccaAGGTAAGctggtgcacactgggaactgtttaaaaaatgatcatatttattaaATCAAAATCTAAAAcgggccaacgtttcggtctacatctaagacctttgtcaagagCAGCTTCGATTGCTTCTCTGTTCTAATAACActaactaaaaaaacataaactggacacataggggcagatttactaagctcgagtgaaggattcgaattaaaaaaacttcgaatttcgaagtgttttttgggctacttcgaccatcgaatgggctactttgaccttcgactactacttcgacttcgaatcgaacgattcgaactaaaaatcgttcgactattcgaccattcgatagtcgaagtactgtctctttaagaaaaacttcgaccccctacttcggcagcgaaaagctaccgaagtcaatgttagcctatggggaaggtccccataggcttgcctgtggttttttgatcgaaggatattccttcgatcgttgtattaaaatccttcgaatcgttcgattcgaaggatttaatcgttcgatcgaatgaataatccttcgatcgttcgatcgcaggatttgcgctaaatcgttcgacttcgatattcgaagtcgaacgattttagttcctggtcgaatatcgagggttaattaaccctcgatattcgacccttcttatatctgccccatacagtataaaatatactTGAAGCAACTGTTTTCCTTCAAGTTATATACCAAGGGTGTAGAGTTAAGTATACACTGATAGGGAGATGCTGTTTGGCATTTCTGgtgcattttatatttgtataatttaaaaaaaagaccatagAGACCAGGTCTGGATGGTATAACCCATCTCCTATACCCCCTCTCCTGCAGCTCCAATATAGGCCATTTTTATCCCCCAAAAAAATAGACACTGTCTAGGAAATATATACTTTGTGTTTATACTAATTAAAGCATATAAACTTATAGCAAAGTGATCTGCAAGTACCTAATATTGAACTGCTACCCCATATGGGAAATCTATAGTTTGTTTAAAGGCGCTGTTTTccgtccaacacttttttttcagttcagttgttttcagattgttcaccaaaaacaaaagacttttccaattactttctattttctattggtcactcattttctattattgaaatttgaggtttaatttttcaccttatgtctttcaaaagcagctctgggtcactgactctgtaaaactgttacattagttgatacatttgttatctttgtcctcTGAGCAGACTCCATAGGTTTCATTAAAGGTAGCTGTTAgaaatgatacaatagttgttaatattccacagatgctactgagaaatgtatcaactaatgtagcaaatagtaacatttcagaatctgcaactggatctctgagctgccagactgaaacagcagagacacgaacattaaggggcacatttactattgttcgaatatcgagggttgattaaccttcgatattcgaccctcaaagtaaaatccttcaactttgaatatcgaagtcgaaggatttaccgcattttaatccgcattttaatccatcgatcgaactattttccttagatcaaaaaaagcttagaaagcttatggggaccttccccataggctaacattggtgctcggtaggttttaggtggcaaagtaggtagtcaaagttttttttaaagagacagtacttcgactatcgaatggttgaatagtcgaacgatttttagttttaatcgttcaattcatagccaattcgatggtcgaagtagccaaaaaaaaactttttttttcatttgaatccttcactcaagcttagtaaatgtgcccctaaaactttaagcttcaatttatcccaaaaataaaacatagaaggcaattgaaaaaagtctttatatctggTAAACAAATTGAACAAAcaactgaattttaaaaataggtttcagaagatgaacaacccctttaatccttgccaatatacaatatatggcTTTATCCACtgacatatataaatacaaatatgcaatgTAAACATAATTCACgcagggtttatttttcctttaaagattcACTTGCAAAATAGTCAGTACACACATTTCACAGTGGTAGATCTGtcagaaatgttaaaactaagctTGTCTGCTCACTATTTTGTTCCCTTAAGCATTTGCTTGGGCTAATTACAGTACATATAAACTGCCCTCTTGACTTCTTATGCTGCCAGTGAGTTCACATCCTCCAGATGGAAAGAACTTTCAGACATGACAACTAGATTGTCCCTGAGATAGtgcttactggaaaaaaaaaacaactgggcATAATGGTGTTTAACAACCTCTGACTGTCTGAAACTTCATTGAGCAGCATATTTATGAAACAGAAAATcaaattgcttttgttttttctcttctaATTGCCGTAGCCTCCTGCTCCAGTGGCCTTTGTCACAGACAGAGGTAGTTCTTCatactgcatttattaaaaacatcatAGTCAAAAAGtgatatgtgtttgtgtgtgtatacattCTTACCTCCATGATAGGTAATAGTGGGAGCCAAGGTCTTGCCATCAGTACTGTACATAGTTAGAAGGAACTCCAGGCCGTTACCCGGTCCTCTCATTGTTTTCAAAATAGCCAGTATGTGATGTGGGTCCCTTACATCAACCTGAGCTCAGTATAATATCTCACATTATATCACATTAACCCTGGGTTTCAGATATATTTAACTCTACTTTCACAGCATGTGACAGCTGTAAATGTATAATTGTGAATTACCCCTTTCTGTTTCTGGCTGCTAGGCAAACTACATATATGATCACAAGTACCATATATCTTTAGTGAAATGCTTATTCTTGATACATGTGAAGTCAGTGACTACAAATTTATAATGCCTCATTTGGCCATTTAGTTCCTTGAAGGGTTAATAACTGTGCTCCACAAGGCACCTGTATTAGGCATTGTCTCTGATGACATTTCTGGGCTTTTATCATTATTACAAGAGTCACATTAGCCAATAATAGCAGGTGAAACTGCGGGAGCTTTGCTATACAATGGAAATATCTACCTAATAGTAGTGGGATCGGATGATATGACAAATAGGCTATTTCAATAATAACAGAGCAGAAATGGCACCAGTTGCACATTTACTATCTACCTGACAGATTGATACATACATCTAGTGGTTCATAGAGATTCCTATAGAGAAAGGACATTTAATGCTTCTAGGCTGTGCCACTCTACCTGCAACAAGCTGCTTTGTTGGATTCCAACAAATCTGATCCAGTGCAGGGAGTCAATAATCAcacagcaggaacaaagaacaattCTAAAAGGGTTATAAAAAGTCATTTGGTTCTAATAGCAGCCATTATGCATAAAGTGTGAGCTAGCAAATTGGAATGAGGTTCAAAGCACACTTAATATGCAGCAATTATCTCATTATGTGCGTTCTTGCACTGGaagttttaaaaattgatttagcAGAGGATGTGTTATTCTCAACAAAACAAAGATCTAGTCACTTTTACAAATATGGTAGCTGACAAAAGTTAATTGGTGCAGCTTCATTACCAATAGCAGCACCCACCtaacacattacattacataggTTATTAGCAATAACTTTAATGGATGTTTGCAGCATTTCCCTTCTTTTCTAGCTACCACATCTCAGCTGCTAGCACCCTTACCTGTATCATATTTGTTGCTTGCAAAAAAACTAGGTAACcgcagacagagatagatagatagacagatagatagatagatagatagatagatagatagatagatagatagatagatagatagatagatagatgatagataatagacagatagatgatagatgatgatgatgatgatgatgatgatgatgatgatagatagatagatagatagatagatagatagatagatagatgatagatagatagatagatagatagatagatagatagatagatagatagatcatagttagatagatagatagatagatagatagatagatagatagatagatagatagatagatggatgataggcAGATACCACCATCCatacaatatggcatttaatGCAATAACCTCAGTACACAACTGAATGTTTTTTTGTCAATGACCAAATGTAGTCTTAGTTTGAAACAAACTTTATTGcaacaaagaattaaaaatagTACATCTGTGAGAATTGCAGAGTGCATATCATAGGAACTATTGAGAAATCACGACCCAAGCaaatcatgtacaatttcaactaaaagttttattaaacaaCTCCAAATCAGCATGTTTTTTCACCATAACTCTGAGTGATATTTACAGTCTTCGGCTCCTGCGGTGAAGGCTTGGCTTGGGGAATGGGGGGGCAGTGGAAGGGGGTGTAAACTAACAGGATGTAAATGTTTTCCAGAAGAAGTTTTTGCATCCTGCTTTGCGTTCCCTGGGAGCCAAGACTGGGCTAGAGTTTGCAGATCTTTCCAGTTCCAGTCTTACATCGTCTTGTTCAGCACCTCTGGGTAAGTCGTCTGCTTCCAATGCTTCATTCTCTGTCTGGGAAGGGTCTGATAGCAACTCTGCCAGGAAATACTTGGCCAACTCCTGAAAGAAGAGCAATGACAGGGTGTGAGAGGCTGGGATCTAGTTGAGTGTCCAGGTTaataacagaaaaaggaaatctctcAATACCACCCATGTTCAACATCTACTTTTTCTGGAACTGCAACATGAAGATAATGATCCTGTGCTGACTGATACAGCCCAGGTTATTGTACACAggataagaagtcagcactcaccatcCATAGCTAGTCTTGTTAGGTGCAAGTCCCAGGCAGCTACTTGTAGCCGAACTTCAGGAATACTTTTCAAATAGACAGCACCAGACCAATGGAaaatttcttaaaaagcctttatttgaagggctttattcagacaaaggaaaggctaatgtaagcctgaaacgttgctgtattgcgtctgaataaagcccttcaaataaaggctttttaggaAAATTTCCATTGGTCTGGTGCTGTCTATTTGAAAAGTGAAAACAGCCCAGGTAATTGTTAAATTTAGATGAGACTTTAGATACCTATGGCAACGTTTCAGCACATTGAATTGTTACTTTAGGCAGCGTATGAACTCTCTCTTGGAACAACATTTCCAGTGCTGGGATTTTCCTCATGTGGAAGTTGCCACAGCTCGGTTTCTCGCCTAGTGTTTGTCACTAAGGGTAGGATTACAACAAGCCAAAAGTGGAAGGAATTTCTGTCCAAAATACAATTTGGGGAGACCGTTTGTCGCGCAGACTATTTCAGCACCTCGGACAGCTCCCTATTAGGCACAGTAAGCAAATGGCGCGCAGCGCTTCCCTTTAGCCAAACAGCCGAAAAGGAGCGCTTTACTGACGTTAAAGCTTTTCTTTAACGAGAGGTGTTTCCTTAACAGAGGTCTGCCCTGAGGCAATTATCTGCCTTATCAGTTCTCTATACTACCAACATTCAGCCACTGTGTGCGGCGCAGAAAAGTTTGCCCAGCGGCTAAATTCCCTTAGTCTGCACTAAAGCTGCACAGGAATCCAGGCTGCTGGTGGGTAGCAAATAAAGTAACTCTTACCTGTTTCCCTGCCGCTGCGAGTGATTTCTGCAGGAACTGGCGGAGTCTCGGGTCTGTGGGAGCCGCTGATAGAGAACTGACAGCCAGAGCCAAAGAGAGCAGGGTGAGGGCACAGCGCATACGGCAGGACTGCATGGCTTCAAGCTGGGGACACAGGTACAGATCAGTGCTGAGTAACCTGCTGCTGTTACACGTCGACTTGCTCTGCTTCTGCTCCTGGGATC
The genomic region above belongs to Xenopus laevis strain J_2021 chromosome 5L, Xenopus_laevis_v10.1, whole genome shotgun sequence and contains:
- the sst.1.L gene encoding somatostatin precursor, whose product is MQSCRMRCALTLLSLALAVSSLSAAPTDPRLRQFLQKSLAAAGKQELAKYFLAELLSDPSQTENEALEADDLPRGAEQDDVRLELERSANSSPVLAPRERKAGCKNFFWKTFTSC